A genomic window from Halorubrum lacusprofundi ATCC 49239 includes:
- a CDS encoding A/G-specific adenine glycosylase: MTDSDATAVAGAGVDGDAPELPADLDAVRDALVDWYEADHREFPWRRTEDPYEILVSEVMSQQTQLDRVVPAWEDFVEEWPTTEELAEADRGGVVAFWSDHSLGYNNRAKYLHEAAGQVEGEYGGTFPETPEELQELMGVGPYTANAVASFAFDNGDAVVDTNVKRVLHRAFAVPDDDAAFAQVASDVMPDGESRIWNNAIMELGGVACGTTPRCDEAGCPWRRWCHAYETGDFTAPDVPEQPSFEGSRRQFRGRIVRLLGEYDELALDDLGPRVRVDYSPDGEHGREWLRGLVDDLADDGLVAIEERAGADEGRSADDGASEVVVSLRR, from the coding sequence ATGACCGACTCGGACGCGACCGCCGTAGCGGGGGCCGGCGTCGACGGCGACGCCCCCGAGCTGCCGGCCGATCTCGATGCGGTCCGCGATGCACTCGTCGACTGGTACGAGGCGGACCACCGCGAGTTCCCGTGGCGACGCACAGAGGACCCCTACGAGATCCTCGTCAGCGAGGTGATGAGCCAGCAGACACAGCTCGACCGAGTCGTCCCCGCGTGGGAGGACTTCGTCGAGGAGTGGCCGACGACCGAGGAGTTGGCCGAGGCCGACCGCGGCGGCGTGGTCGCGTTCTGGTCCGACCACTCGCTCGGCTACAACAACCGCGCGAAGTACCTCCACGAGGCCGCCGGACAGGTAGAAGGGGAGTACGGCGGGACGTTCCCGGAGACGCCCGAGGAACTACAGGAGCTGATGGGCGTCGGCCCGTACACCGCGAACGCGGTGGCGTCGTTCGCGTTCGACAACGGCGACGCCGTCGTCGACACCAACGTGAAGCGGGTGCTCCACCGCGCGTTCGCGGTCCCGGACGACGACGCGGCGTTCGCGCAGGTCGCATCGGACGTGATGCCCGACGGCGAGTCCCGTATCTGGAACAACGCGATCATGGAGCTCGGTGGCGTCGCCTGCGGGACGACCCCGCGGTGTGACGAGGCCGGCTGTCCGTGGCGGAGATGGTGTCACGCCTACGAAACCGGCGACTTCACCGCGCCCGACGTGCCCGAGCAGCCGAGCTTCGAGGGAAGTCGTCGGCAGTTCCGAGGTCGGATCGTCCGACTCCTCGGCGAGTACGACGAGCTGGCGCTCGACGATCTCGGCCCCCGCGTCCGAGTCGACTATTCGCCCGACGGCGAGCACGGCCGAGAGTGGCTGCGCGGGCTCGTCGACGACCTCGCGGACGACGGGCTCGTGGCGATCGAAGAGCGCGCAGGGGCGGACGAAGGGCGTTCGGCGGACGACGGAGCGAGCGAGGTCGTCGTCTCTCTGCGGCGGTGA
- a CDS encoding CocE/NonD family hydrolase, giving the protein MSETVLIPGGRDVRATLDTAASDGGGDATGNGSRADAVVVACPPHPQQRGHRGDERLTAVSNALTDRGIDCLRFDYGDWDEGYGESTDADNTVGWAVERYERVGLFGFSFGGTVALVTAASRPGLAGVCALAPTARLNPDVDAVAVLDDLIDLSVPTRILYATRDSTADWEPVVERAKELGIETIGFESDHFFVGRAGDVGEEVGAFFGPRLEDSL; this is encoded by the coding sequence GTGAGCGAAACCGTTCTCATTCCCGGCGGCCGCGACGTGCGCGCCACCCTCGACACCGCCGCGAGCGACGGCGGTGGCGACGCCACCGGGAACGGGTCCCGGGCCGACGCGGTCGTCGTCGCCTGCCCGCCGCACCCCCAACAGCGCGGCCACCGCGGCGACGAGCGCCTGACCGCCGTCAGCAACGCGCTGACCGATCGGGGGATCGACTGCCTTCGGTTCGACTACGGTGACTGGGACGAAGGATACGGCGAGAGCACTGACGCCGACAACACGGTCGGCTGGGCGGTCGAGCGGTACGAGCGCGTCGGGCTGTTCGGCTTCTCGTTCGGGGGGACGGTCGCGCTCGTCACGGCGGCGTCCCGCCCCGGACTCGCCGGGGTCTGCGCGCTCGCGCCGACCGCGCGACTGAACCCCGACGTGGACGCAGTTGCGGTCCTCGACGATCTTATCGATCTCAGCGTGCCAACGCGGATCCTGTACGCGACCCGCGACTCGACGGCCGACTGGGAGCCCGTGGTGGAGCGGGCCAAGGAGTTGGGAATCGAGACGATCGGATTCGAGTCCGACCACTTCTTCGTCGGGCGGGCAGGTGATGTGGGGGAGGAAGTGGGGGCGTTTTTCGGGCCGCGACTAGAGGACAGTTTATAA
- a CDS encoding transcription factor S — translation MQFCDDCGSMMVSRDGEMVCQNDDCGATTERDEALAAEFESTTEQTGDEVIETEEGANFEGKPTAKDIVCDKCGHGEAWYTIKQTGAADEPPTRFFKCKECGHRWRGYN, via the coding sequence ATGCAGTTCTGTGACGACTGCGGCTCGATGATGGTCTCTCGCGACGGGGAGATGGTGTGTCAGAACGACGACTGCGGCGCCACCACCGAGCGCGACGAGGCGCTCGCCGCCGAGTTCGAGTCGACGACCGAGCAGACCGGCGACGAGGTGATCGAGACGGAGGAAGGCGCGAACTTCGAGGGGAAGCCGACCGCTAAGGACATCGTCTGTGACAAGTGCGGCCACGGCGAGGCGTGGTACACGATCAAACAGACCGGCGCCGCCGACGAGCCCCCGACGCGCTTTTTCAAGTGCAAGGAGTGCGGCCACCGCTGGCGCGGGTACAACTGA
- a CDS encoding aldo/keto reductase, which produces MNHRTLGNVGEVSEVGYGAWQIGSDWGDVTESEAVAAVEAARDAGIDFFDTADVYGDGRSERILGDVLEDDIDAEEVTVATKAGRRLNPHVPDEYNETNLRRFVNRSRENLGMETLDLVQLHCPPTDVYYQPETFDALAALADEGKIANYGVSVERVEEGLKAIEYPGVETVQIIFNPFRQRPAKLFLDEAAARDVGVICRVPLASGLLTGALSRDTDFAEDDHRNYNREGDAFDVGETFAGVPYEVGLDAADALAERVDAVADDPTDATGNDLSLPQLSLRWLLDHDAVSAVIPGSTTPEHIRSNAAASDLVPLGEADREAVADVYDEFVREHVHQRW; this is translated from the coding sequence ATGAACCACCGAACGCTCGGGAACGTCGGCGAGGTCAGCGAGGTCGGCTACGGCGCGTGGCAGATCGGGAGCGACTGGGGCGACGTGACCGAGTCCGAGGCGGTCGCAGCGGTCGAGGCCGCCCGCGACGCCGGAATCGATTTCTTCGACACCGCAGATGTGTACGGCGACGGGCGCTCGGAGCGCATCCTCGGCGACGTGCTCGAAGACGACATCGACGCCGAGGAGGTGACGGTCGCCACGAAGGCCGGTCGCCGGCTCAACCCCCACGTCCCCGACGAGTATAACGAGACGAACCTCCGGCGGTTCGTGAACCGATCGCGCGAGAACCTCGGGATGGAGACGCTGGATCTGGTCCAGCTTCACTGCCCGCCGACGGATGTGTACTACCAGCCGGAGACGTTCGACGCGCTCGCGGCCCTCGCCGACGAGGGAAAGATCGCGAACTACGGCGTCAGCGTTGAACGCGTCGAGGAGGGACTGAAAGCGATCGAGTACCCTGGCGTCGAGACGGTCCAGATCATCTTCAACCCCTTCCGCCAGCGTCCCGCGAAGCTGTTCCTCGACGAGGCCGCCGCCCGCGACGTGGGCGTGATCTGTCGGGTGCCGCTCGCCTCCGGCCTCCTGACCGGCGCGCTCTCGCGGGACACCGACTTCGCCGAGGACGACCACCGCAACTACAACCGCGAGGGCGACGCGTTCGACGTGGGCGAGACGTTCGCCGGCGTCCCCTACGAGGTCGGCCTCGACGCCGCCGACGCGCTCGCCGAGCGGGTCGACGCCGTCGCCGACGACCCGACCGACGCGACCGGCAACGACCTCTCGCTCCCGCAGCTCTCGCTGCGCTGGCTCCTCGACCACGACGCCGTCTCGGCGGTCATTCCGGGGTCGACAACGCCGGAGCACATTCGGTCGAACGCGGCCGCGAGCGACCTCGTGCCGCTCGGCGAGGCCGACCGCGAGGCCGTCGCTGACGTGTACGACGAGTTCGTCCGCGAGCACGTCCACCAGCGCTGGTAG
- a CDS encoding cation:proton antiporter regulatory subunit: MIHALAETVGADAAVGVVRPVTAVVAVGFARPRQAVVTLATFAVLAVLVAGSAALAYRWYFRAEIPEGVTGLLGVAVVALYLNTTSLGSIAAGDSPTLLAPETVFFNVVSLGVAVVMAPVGRYVGDRLAVDVFALSGAKQLEGELSGVVRAVGRFTAVTLPSVGEIGDMDTYDPVSPEKKAELAETTLLFPRKLSVEDLRERLVARLKEEYGVGYVDIDLGTDGTVEYFAVGSRAAGLGPTLAPGSAAIAVAADPPNNATAGDTVQLWRDDPEPKHVATGELRGVAADAVTVALDESDAERLTDEGGYRIVTLPAEPQADREFASLLRNADETMASVAVGAGSDLDGSTVGDVDTVVAAVRPAEGSVQPIPPRAYTFGAGDLVYLVGRPDAIRRFEAAAAGGVRTASADGGDSGSVDSEIGDSDTDNTDETDNTDETDNTDKTEAPENSDRAQRS; the protein is encoded by the coding sequence GTGATTCACGCCCTCGCCGAAACGGTTGGTGCAGACGCGGCCGTGGGCGTTGTCCGCCCTGTCACCGCCGTCGTCGCCGTCGGCTTTGCGCGGCCGCGGCAGGCGGTGGTCACCCTCGCCACGTTCGCCGTCCTCGCCGTCCTCGTCGCGGGGAGTGCGGCGCTGGCCTACCGCTGGTACTTTCGCGCGGAGATCCCCGAAGGGGTGACCGGTCTGCTGGGCGTCGCCGTCGTCGCGCTGTACCTCAACACGACCTCGTTGGGATCGATTGCGGCCGGCGACAGCCCGACACTTCTGGCGCCCGAGACCGTGTTCTTCAACGTGGTATCGCTGGGCGTCGCAGTGGTGATGGCGCCCGTCGGGAGATACGTTGGCGACCGACTTGCAGTCGATGTGTTCGCACTCTCCGGAGCCAAACAGCTCGAAGGCGAGTTGAGTGGCGTCGTGCGCGCGGTGGGACGGTTCACGGCGGTGACGCTCCCGTCGGTCGGCGAGATCGGCGACATGGACACGTACGACCCCGTCTCGCCGGAGAAGAAGGCGGAACTCGCCGAGACGACCCTCCTCTTCCCGCGGAAGCTCTCGGTGGAGGACCTCCGCGAGCGGCTCGTCGCCCGGCTCAAAGAGGAGTACGGCGTGGGCTACGTCGACATCGACCTCGGCACCGACGGGACGGTCGAGTACTTCGCGGTCGGCTCCCGCGCTGCCGGACTTGGCCCGACGCTCGCCCCGGGATCGGCGGCGATCGCGGTGGCTGCGGATCCGCCGAACAACGCCACCGCCGGCGACACGGTCCAGCTGTGGCGGGACGATCCCGAGCCGAAACACGTCGCAACCGGGGAACTACGCGGGGTCGCCGCCGACGCCGTCACCGTCGCGCTCGACGAGTCGGACGCCGAACGCCTGACCGACGAGGGCGGATACCGGATCGTGACGCTCCCAGCGGAGCCGCAGGCGGACCGCGAGTTCGCCTCCCTGCTGCGGAACGCGGACGAGACGATGGCATCGGTGGCCGTCGGGGCGGGGAGCGACCTCGACGGGAGCACCGTCGGCGACGTCGACACCGTCGTCGCCGCGGTCCGGCCGGCCGAGGGTTCCGTCCAGCCGATCCCGCCGCGCGCGTACACGTTCGGTGCCGGCGACCTCGTGTACCTCGTCGGTCGCCCGGACGCGATCCGCCGGTTCGAGGCGGCTGCCGCGGGAGGAGTCCGGACGGCGTCTGCGGACGGGGGAGATAGCGGGAGCGTCGACAGCGAGATCGGTGATAGCGACACCGACAACACTGACGAGACCGACAACACCGACGAGACCGACAACACCGACAAGACCGAGGCCCCCGAAAATTCGGACCGGGCGCAACGCTCTTGA
- a CDS encoding lipopolysaccharide biosynthesis protein, producing the protein MSSRYVNDGLGAGGDGEREAASDDDSVPDAEREALLTIAGGAVITAGGVSGQRALTAVTEFALARGLGPAAYGVYALAWRIAQLLSRLVTFGSVPALQRYLPEYADDPDRQGVVAGLAYATTLGFGAAIAAGIWVAAPRINALTVEAPAFPPTMRAFGFLVGSLGVVMVASAIFRAVGSARGEIAFNKLLRPGVRLVGALTALALGYSVVGVAGGIVVATALLAAVAAPLSARVTGIVPSLRGVRGEAGRFYNHAAPVAMSSLGKVFQNRVDVLLVGALLTATAAGVYNVVLVLIAIAWIPLIAFNQLLPPVASDLYADDRIETLNAVYTSVTRQIVTSVIPILAVLVVYGRELLGLFGEPYVAGYAPLVVYLGGVFVGSAVGATGWLLMMTDHQYARMALDWLLAVLNVALTYAFVVRYGLVGAALGTSLAIAVQNAIQVILLRRFEGLWPFDRTYLTPLVAGGVTFLAMRAIREVAPGRAAVVVGAAGGLVVYAGTLHVLGVDPRDRLVARELAGRYRGALAEWLGR; encoded by the coding sequence ATGTCGAGTCGATACGTGAACGACGGACTCGGTGCCGGTGGCGACGGCGAGCGCGAGGCGGCGAGCGACGACGACAGCGTCCCCGACGCCGAGCGCGAGGCGCTCCTGACGATCGCGGGCGGAGCCGTGATCACCGCCGGCGGTGTCTCCGGCCAGCGCGCGCTCACGGCCGTGACGGAGTTCGCGCTCGCTCGCGGACTCGGCCCGGCCGCCTACGGCGTGTACGCACTGGCGTGGCGGATCGCCCAGTTGCTCTCGCGGCTCGTCACGTTCGGGAGCGTGCCGGCGCTCCAGCGCTACCTCCCCGAGTACGCGGACGACCCCGACCGACAGGGGGTCGTCGCCGGGCTCGCGTACGCCACGACGCTCGGATTCGGTGCCGCCATCGCCGCCGGAATCTGGGTGGCAGCACCGCGGATCAACGCGCTCACCGTCGAGGCCCCCGCGTTCCCGCCGACGATGCGCGCGTTCGGCTTCCTCGTCGGATCGCTCGGCGTCGTGATGGTCGCGTCGGCGATCTTCCGCGCGGTCGGGTCCGCGCGCGGCGAGATCGCCTTCAACAAACTCCTCCGCCCGGGCGTCCGGCTCGTGGGCGCGCTTACGGCGCTGGCGCTCGGCTACTCGGTCGTCGGCGTCGCCGGCGGCATCGTCGTCGCGACCGCGCTGCTCGCGGCCGTCGCCGCGCCCCTCTCCGCGCGGGTGACCGGGATCGTCCCGTCGCTGCGGGGAGTCCGTGGGGAGGCGGGGCGGTTCTACAACCACGCGGCGCCGGTCGCGATGAGCAGCCTCGGGAAGGTGTTCCAGAACCGCGTTGACGTGTTGCTCGTCGGAGCGCTGTTGACGGCGACCGCCGCGGGCGTGTACAACGTCGTCCTCGTGTTGATCGCGATCGCGTGGATCCCCCTCATCGCGTTCAACCAACTGCTGCCGCCGGTCGCCTCGGATCTGTACGCCGACGATCGGATCGAAACGCTCAACGCGGTGTACACGTCGGTGACCCGTCAGATCGTCACGAGCGTGATCCCGATCCTCGCCGTGCTCGTGGTGTACGGCCGGGAGCTACTCGGGCTGTTCGGCGAGCCGTACGTCGCAGGGTACGCCCCCCTCGTCGTCTACCTCGGCGGGGTGTTCGTCGGCAGCGCGGTGGGCGCGACCGGCTGGCTCCTGATGATGACCGACCACCAGTACGCCCGGATGGCGCTCGACTGGCTGCTCGCCGTCCTCAACGTCGCCTTAACGTACGCATTCGTGGTCCGGTATGGGCTCGTCGGCGCCGCGCTCGGCACCTCGCTCGCGATCGCGGTGCAAAACGCGATTCAGGTCATCCTGTTGCGCCGCTTCGAGGGGCTGTGGCCGTTCGACCGCACCTACCTCACCCCGCTGGTGGCCGGCGGCGTGACGTTCCTCGCGATGCGAGCAATTCGGGAGGTTGCCCCCGGGCGAGCCGCGGTCGTCGTCGGGGCCGCGGGCGGGCTCGTGGTCTACGCGGGCACGCTACACGTCCTCGGCGTTGATCCCCGAGACCGGCTCGTCGCACGAGAGCTTGCGGGGCGGTACCGTGGGGCCCTCGCCGAGTGGCTCGGTCGGTAA
- a CDS encoding TetR/AcrR family transcriptional regulator translates to MVDADDAGNGGVVVAGSGATGDADTETDDPLKAEIMRATYRALIEQGYSDLTIQGIADEFPKSKSLLYYHYDGKDDLIASFLGFATDRFRREIEVEIDDPEAQLRALVDQLVPESLDEGEYRVQVALLELRSETPHNERFRQQYAVVDDALKSDIADVLRRGIESGAFATDVNPDTEAEVLVSLLTGVRTLRLSTYERFPVAETRAALDGYLDRLLADSEA, encoded by the coding sequence GTGGTCGACGCCGATGACGCCGGGAACGGCGGGGTCGTCGTCGCCGGAAGCGGAGCCACCGGAGACGCTGACACCGAGACGGACGACCCCCTCAAAGCGGAGATCATGCGCGCAACCTACCGAGCGCTGATCGAGCAGGGGTACAGCGACCTCACGATACAGGGGATCGCCGACGAGTTCCCCAAAAGCAAGTCCCTACTCTACTACCACTACGACGGAAAAGACGACCTGATCGCGTCTTTCCTCGGGTTCGCTACCGATCGATTCCGACGTGAGATCGAAGTCGAGATCGACGACCCGGAGGCGCAGCTCCGTGCGCTCGTCGACCAGCTCGTCCCCGAGTCGCTCGACGAGGGCGAGTACCGCGTGCAGGTGGCGCTGTTGGAACTTCGCAGCGAGACGCCCCACAACGAGCGGTTCCGGCAGCAGTACGCGGTGGTCGACGACGCCCTCAAGTCTGACATCGCCGACGTGCTCCGGCGCGGTATCGAGTCGGGCGCGTTCGCCACCGACGTGAATCCCGACACCGAAGCAGAGGTCCTCGTCTCGCTTCTGACCGGCGTTCGGACCCTCCGGCTCTCAACGTACGAGCGGTTCCCGGTCGCGGAGACGCGGGCTGCGCTCGACGGCTATCTCGATCGGCTTCTCGCCGACTCCGAGGCGTAG
- a CDS encoding deoxyhypusine synthase, with amino-acid sequence MSDSDDGGDPPHEEFHEDPVGHTRATAGMTVGELVEGYGDAGIGAASVNEAGDVLAEMFANDDCTVFLSLAGAMVPAGMRRIVSDLIRDGYVDALVTTGANLTHDAIEAIGGKHHHGRTHDPEKSLREHDEGLRDEGVDRIYNVYLPQEHFAAFEGHLREEVFPALEADPDDDGNGAVGIADLTRELGRANAAVNERDDVAEDAGVAAAAYECDVPVYCPAVQDSVLGLQAWMYAQTADFTLDALDDMTELTDLAFDADDAGCLLVGGGVPKNFTLQTMLVTPRAYDYAVQITMDPEATGGLSGATLEEARSWGKLEKDARNASVYGDATVMLPMLIAAARERVE; translated from the coding sequence ATGAGCGACAGCGACGACGGGGGCGACCCGCCGCACGAGGAGTTCCACGAGGACCCGGTCGGACACACCCGCGCGACGGCCGGGATGACCGTCGGGGAGCTGGTCGAGGGGTACGGCGACGCGGGGATCGGCGCAGCGTCGGTCAACGAGGCGGGCGACGTGCTCGCAGAGATGTTCGCGAACGACGACTGCACCGTGTTCCTCTCGCTGGCGGGCGCGATGGTGCCCGCGGGGATGCGCCGGATCGTCTCCGATCTCATCCGAGACGGCTACGTCGACGCGCTGGTGACGACGGGCGCGAACCTCACCCACGACGCCATCGAGGCCATCGGCGGGAAACACCACCACGGTCGGACCCACGACCCCGAGAAGAGTCTCCGCGAGCACGACGAGGGGCTCCGCGACGAGGGCGTCGACCGCATCTACAACGTCTACCTCCCGCAGGAGCATTTCGCGGCCTTCGAGGGTCACCTGCGCGAGGAGGTGTTCCCGGCGCTCGAAGCCGATCCGGACGACGACGGAAACGGCGCCGTCGGCATCGCAGATCTCACACGCGAGCTCGGACGCGCCAACGCCGCGGTTAACGAACGCGACGACGTGGCCGAGGACGCCGGCGTCGCCGCCGCGGCCTACGAGTGCGATGTGCCCGTCTACTGTCCCGCCGTGCAGGATTCCGTGCTCGGGTTACAGGCGTGGATGTACGCCCAGACTGCCGACTTCACGCTCGACGCCTTAGACGACATGACGGAACTGACCGACCTCGCGTTCGACGCCGACGACGCCGGCTGCCTGCTTGTCGGCGGCGGCGTCCCGAAGAACTTCACGCTCCAGACGATGCTCGTCACGCCCCGCGCCTACGACTACGCCGTTCAGATCACGATGGACCCGGAGGCGACCGGCGGGCTCTCCGGTGCCACCTTAGAGGAGGCTCGGTCGTGGGGGAAACTGGAGAAGGACGCGCGCAACGCCTCCGTCTACGGCGACGCGACCGTTATGCTGCCGATGCTTATTGCTGCCGCCCGCGAGCGCGTGGAGTAG
- a CDS encoding inorganic phosphate transporter, producing the protein MAGAVFWALVALATLTSLATAWALGANSNSPPFAPAIGANAISTMRAAFLIGILAALGALTQGGAISETVGAGLINGVQITSLAATAGLLTATGFMAFGVYTGYPVPAAFATTGAMVGVGLSLGGDPAIDTYRRIALFWALVPPVSGGLAYLTATILRRDDIPETIGVPLLAAVVGGIIANVQLGVIPSPPEASQSSIAEFIARQVELPTVADVDPVVVLVTLAAAAAWFLLIRRRTNASVEGGIRTFLIVLGSVVAFSSGGSQVGLATGPLENLYGAELGLPSIVLLALGATGILAGAWMGAPKLLQATSREYAQLGVRRSIAALVPGFIIAQLAIALGIPISFNNIIISGVIGGGLAGGSAGVSRRKIGVTLVFWLITLGASIGIGFGLYKVFAAVLGG; encoded by the coding sequence GTGGCGGGAGCTGTCTTCTGGGCGCTCGTTGCGCTGGCGACACTCACCAGCCTCGCCACGGCGTGGGCGCTCGGTGCCAACAGCAACTCGCCGCCGTTTGCCCCGGCGATCGGTGCCAACGCCATCTCCACGATGCGAGCGGCCTTCCTCATCGGCATCCTCGCTGCGCTCGGCGCGCTCACTCAGGGCGGAGCGATTTCCGAGACGGTTGGGGCGGGACTCATCAACGGCGTCCAAATAACGTCGCTGGCGGCGACGGCGGGACTGCTGACCGCGACCGGATTCATGGCCTTCGGCGTCTACACCGGCTATCCCGTCCCGGCCGCGTTTGCGACGACGGGGGCGATGGTCGGCGTCGGGCTCTCGCTCGGCGGCGACCCCGCCATCGACACCTACCGCCGCATCGCGCTCTTTTGGGCGCTCGTCCCCCCCGTTTCGGGCGGGCTCGCCTATCTCACTGCCACTATCCTCCGACGCGACGACATCCCGGAGACGATCGGCGTCCCGTTGCTTGCGGCAGTCGTCGGCGGTATCATCGCCAACGTCCAACTGGGCGTTATCCCCTCGCCGCCCGAGGCGAGCCAAAGTTCCATCGCAGAGTTCATTGCGCGACAGGTCGAGTTGCCGACGGTCGCCGATGTCGATCCCGTAGTGGTTCTCGTCACGCTCGCGGCCGCCGCGGCGTGGTTTCTGCTGATTCGCCGGCGGACCAATGCCTCGGTCGAGGGGGGCATCCGGACGTTCCTCATCGTCCTCGGGAGCGTCGTCGCCTTCTCCAGCGGCGGCAGTCAGGTCGGGTTGGCGACCGGCCCGCTTGAGAACCTCTACGGGGCCGAACTCGGACTACCCAGTATCGTCCTGCTCGCGCTCGGCGCAACCGGCATTCTCGCGGGTGCGTGGATGGGGGCGCCCAAACTGCTCCAAGCGACTTCCCGTGAGTACGCACAGTTGGGTGTCAGGCGCTCTATCGCCGCGCTGGTTCCCGGGTTCATCATCGCACAACTGGCCATCGCGCTCGGGATTCCGATCTCGTTCAACAACATCATCATCTCCGGCGTCATCGGCGGTGGGCTCGCTGGCGGCTCAGCGGGCGTGTCTCGTCGGAAGATCGGCGTTACCCTCGTATTCTGGCTCATCACGCTCGGTGCCTCTATCGGGATCGGATTCGGACTCTACAAGGTCTTTGCCGCGGTGCTCGGCGGGTGA
- a CDS encoding DUF7384 family protein codes for MTTTFADLFERAAEYDVSAEAVNAALVERRSASGDDSGTTTEVASDVSDTDDLPPVDRDPSPARVVADADVLAADLLVGGPAREALDALRSHAWTTLVASDPLLDDAEAVVASLADDGLAADWRGAVEAWREPVAQPAADHPALASAYRGGAMQVVSLDPSLTGPQAAAGLRNRMPVSVREPRAFATVFSPARLYPEAVGGEYPGPDRDPRSMEPVDIGTDRHPGEDQHR; via the coding sequence ATGACCACGACGTTTGCCGATCTCTTCGAGCGGGCGGCTGAGTACGACGTGAGCGCCGAGGCGGTGAACGCGGCGCTCGTCGAGCGTCGATCGGCGTCTGGGGACGACTCCGGCACCACTACCGAGGTCGCTTCCGACGTCTCCGACACCGACGACCTTCCCCCCGTCGACCGAGATCCGAGTCCGGCCCGTGTCGTCGCCGACGCAGATGTGCTCGCAGCCGACCTCCTCGTCGGCGGGCCGGCTCGCGAGGCGCTCGACGCGCTACGCTCGCACGCGTGGACGACTTTGGTCGCCAGCGACCCGCTCCTCGACGACGCCGAGGCCGTGGTCGCCTCGCTCGCGGACGACGGGCTGGCGGCCGACTGGCGCGGAGCAGTCGAGGCGTGGCGCGAGCCAGTGGCGCAACCCGCGGCCGACCACCCGGCGCTGGCGTCGGCGTACCGCGGCGGAGCGATGCAGGTCGTGAGCCTCGATCCGTCGCTTACGGGTCCGCAGGCCGCGGCCGGACTCCGAAATCGGATGCCGGTGAGCGTTCGGGAGCCGCGCGCGTTCGCGACCGTGTTCTCGCCAGCGAGGCTGTATCCGGAGGCCGTCGGGGGGGAGTACCCGGGTCCCGACCGCGACCCGCGCTCGATGGAACCGGTCGATATCGGCACGGACCGGCACCCCGGCGAGGACCAGCATCGATAA
- a CDS encoding ubiquitin-like small modifier protein 1: MEWKLFADLAEIAGGREIDVAAEPGDTVGDALDALLEAHPDLRDRVLDDGEVANHINVLRNGQNVRQNGGMDTTLEAGDELALFPPVSGGAVGR; encoded by the coding sequence ATGGAGTGGAAGCTGTTCGCCGACCTCGCAGAGATCGCCGGCGGGCGCGAAATCGACGTGGCGGCAGAGCCGGGCGACACGGTCGGCGACGCGCTCGACGCGCTGTTGGAGGCTCACCCGGACCTTCGCGATCGGGTGCTCGACGACGGCGAGGTCGCGAACCACATTAACGTTCTCCGGAACGGTCAGAACGTCCGCCAGAACGGCGGGATGGACACGACGCTCGAAGCCGGCGACGAGCTGGCGCTGTTCCCGCCCGTGAGCGGGGGCGCCGTCGGGCGGTAG
- a CDS encoding DUF5778 family protein: MSETVDADLYTRTKALLEPGDIELAGCIVHTTLGGQEDLEMHELTVAINEVIADHAGKGESYIEAGNDDTNFSSNQFQGLTLDDEAFVWECQQLLRDGTFDLVFYYEANVDQEALADDLAELDNVDRVTQVP, encoded by the coding sequence ATGAGCGAGACCGTCGACGCCGACCTCTACACGCGGACGAAGGCCTTACTGGAGCCGGGCGACATCGAACTCGCCGGCTGTATCGTCCACACGACGCTCGGCGGGCAGGAGGACTTGGAGATGCACGAGCTCACGGTCGCGATCAACGAGGTCATCGCCGATCACGCCGGGAAGGGCGAGTCGTACATCGAGGCCGGCAACGACGACACGAACTTCTCGTCGAACCAGTTCCAAGGACTGACCCTCGACGACGAGGCGTTCGTCTGGGAGTGCCAGCAGCTCCTCCGCGACGGCACCTTCGACCTCGTCTTCTACTACGAGGCGAACGTCGATCAGGAGGCGCTCGCGGACGACCTCGCCGAACTCGACAACGTCGATCGCGTGACGCAGGTTCCCTGA